In the genome of Acidobacteriota bacterium, one region contains:
- a CDS encoding DNA polymerase III subunit alpha, translating into MDPFVHLHVHSDYSLLDGACDVTKLVARAKDLGMGAVALTDHGNLFGAYKFHAAARAAGIKPIIGCELYICQKDDHRAPPEGDSYNHLIVLCENEHGYRNLVKIVSEASLQGFYYKPRISKAFLAEHSQGLIGLSACLKGEVQELLGAGKPQDARRVAGQYGEIFGANRFFIEIQDQGLEQEHRIKDELLALSRSLALPLVATNDCHYLAHDDAQMHDVLLCIQMGKRVQDANRMRFGSDQFYLKSGAEMLRVFSGVEDAVHRTAQIAERCDFHLHKVENSFPDFAVPAGITLDDYFEQVTREGMARRESWIETRRQQGKTRYPAAAYRERLEREIAVIRGMRYSGYFLIVWDFIRFAREQGIPVGPGRGSAAGSLVSYALGITDLDPLENELLFERFLNTERISMPDIDVDFCMNRRSEVIDYVTRKYGRDNVSQIITFGTMAAKAAIKDVGRAMDLPYGEVDRIAKLVPNQLNITLAQALEQSPPLAELVDTDPKTAELIAVAQKVEGLCRHAGMHAAGVVIAPRPLTELVPLYKTNRDEIVTQFDMTGLEKLGLLKMDFLGLTTLTILDEAVKLIAEHAGVSLDLAHLPEDDAATFELFCKGQTFGVFQFESAGMRDILRRYRPNRLSDLTALNALYRPGPIQGGMIDDFIDRKLGRKPIAYALEELQPILEETFGVFVYQEQVMQAANVLAGYTLGQADILRKAMGKKNQQEMDRQRDSFLQGAGARGLPRAKVEAVFDLMAQFAGYGFNKSHAAAYGWVAFQTAYVKANYPVEFMAALLNASIASTDSLVKYIKECRSMRIPISAPDINVSGAGFTPQRDGIRFGLNAIKNVGETSVQTVLEARAAGPFCDLGDLCERVSGKALNKRVLESLIKAGALDGFGSRAALAAEAEAALERAQKAEKARQSGQHGLFLSFEEPASSSARRPLPQVADWDEATRLAHEKEVLGYYVSGHPLDRFADRCLDLQTIALEEIETRVRSRQEEIYVAGILSQVQTRKSKKGDLWASATVEDLTGRRELLCFSEAYRRLDAQLRATQPVLARVRVMMEDGHDEGEEGDGAGRTAKLQLLDLQDLASAPVTPPLGLRLRLALDTLEPPDLEQLASALDVPVGTVKLHLLAYSEREQFEQILEIGRGVNGDAALRRRLEAICGPGSVRVLEA; encoded by the coding sequence ATGGATCCTTTCGTCCATCTCCATGTTCATTCCGACTATTCGTTGCTGGATGGCGCCTGTGACGTCACCAAGCTGGTGGCGCGGGCGAAGGATCTGGGCATGGGGGCAGTGGCGCTTACCGATCACGGTAACCTGTTTGGTGCCTATAAGTTCCACGCCGCCGCGCGCGCGGCCGGTATCAAGCCGATCATCGGCTGCGAGCTCTACATCTGCCAGAAAGACGACCACCGGGCGCCCCCGGAGGGGGACAGCTACAATCACCTCATCGTCCTGTGCGAGAACGAACACGGCTATCGCAACCTGGTCAAGATTGTCTCGGAAGCCAGCCTGCAAGGGTTCTATTACAAGCCCCGCATCAGCAAAGCTTTTCTCGCGGAACACAGCCAGGGATTGATCGGCCTTTCGGCGTGCCTGAAAGGTGAAGTGCAGGAACTGCTCGGCGCCGGCAAGCCCCAGGATGCGCGACGGGTAGCCGGTCAGTACGGCGAGATCTTCGGCGCGAATCGCTTTTTCATTGAAATTCAGGACCAGGGACTGGAGCAGGAGCACCGCATCAAGGACGAGCTGCTGGCGCTGAGCCGCTCACTGGCGCTGCCTCTGGTGGCGACCAATGATTGCCATTATCTCGCGCACGACGACGCGCAGATGCACGACGTGCTGTTGTGCATCCAGATGGGCAAACGTGTGCAGGATGCGAATCGAATGCGCTTCGGCAGCGATCAGTTTTATTTGAAGTCCGGGGCCGAGATGTTGCGGGTGTTTTCAGGCGTGGAAGACGCCGTGCACCGGACCGCCCAAATTGCCGAGCGCTGCGATTTTCATCTGCACAAGGTGGAGAACTCGTTCCCCGACTTTGCGGTGCCGGCGGGCATTACACTCGATGATTACTTCGAACAGGTGACGCGCGAGGGTATGGCGCGGCGCGAGAGCTGGATTGAGACGCGGCGGCAGCAGGGAAAAACACGCTACCCGGCAGCGGCCTACCGCGAGCGCCTGGAGCGGGAGATAGCGGTGATCCGCGGCATGCGTTACAGCGGTTATTTTCTGATCGTATGGGACTTCATCCGGTTTGCGCGCGAACAAGGCATCCCGGTGGGACCCGGACGCGGTTCGGCGGCCGGCAGTCTGGTTTCGTATGCGCTAGGAATCACGGATCTCGATCCGCTGGAAAATGAGCTCCTATTCGAACGTTTTTTGAATACGGAGCGGATTTCGATGCCCGACATCGACGTCGACTTCTGCATGAACCGGCGCAGCGAGGTCATTGACTACGTCACCCGGAAGTATGGCCGGGACAATGTGTCGCAGATCATCACCTTCGGCACCATGGCAGCGAAAGCGGCGATCAAGGATGTTGGCCGCGCCATGGACTTGCCGTATGGCGAAGTCGATCGCATCGCCAAGCTGGTGCCGAACCAGTTGAACATCACGCTGGCTCAGGCGCTGGAACAATCCCCGCCGCTAGCGGAATTGGTAGATACAGATCCGAAGACGGCCGAGCTGATTGCAGTGGCACAGAAGGTAGAGGGCTTGTGCCGCCATGCCGGCATGCATGCCGCGGGCGTGGTGATTGCGCCGCGGCCGCTGACCGAACTGGTACCGCTGTACAAGACCAACCGGGATGAAATCGTGACCCAGTTTGACATGACGGGGCTTGAAAAACTTGGCCTGCTCAAGATGGACTTTCTGGGATTGACGACGCTGACAATTCTGGATGAAGCGGTGAAACTCATTGCCGAGCATGCCGGGGTGAGCCTCGATTTAGCCCACCTTCCGGAAGACGACGCCGCCACCTTCGAGCTCTTCTGCAAAGGCCAGACGTTTGGCGTATTTCAGTTCGAATCGGCGGGGATGCGGGACATCCTGCGGCGCTATCGGCCCAACCGGCTGAGTGACCTGACAGCCTTAAATGCCTTGTACCGGCCGGGACCGATTCAAGGCGGCATGATCGATGATTTTATCGATCGCAAACTGGGCCGCAAGCCGATTGCCTATGCGCTGGAGGAGCTGCAGCCCATTCTGGAAGAGACCTTTGGCGTATTCGTCTATCAAGAGCAAGTGATGCAGGCAGCCAATGTGCTGGCAGGCTATACATTGGGGCAGGCGGATATTTTGCGCAAGGCGATGGGAAAGAAGAACCAGCAGGAGATGGACCGGCAACGCGACAGTTTCCTGCAAGGTGCGGGCGCCCGCGGCTTGCCGCGGGCGAAAGTCGAAGCCGTCTTCGATCTGATGGCGCAATTTGCCGGCTACGGCTTCAACAAGAGTCATGCTGCCGCCTACGGTTGGGTCGCCTTTCAGACCGCTTATGTAAAGGCCAACTACCCGGTGGAGTTCATGGCGGCGCTGTTGAACGCCAGCATCGCCTCGACCGACAGCCTGGTTAAATACATCAAAGAATGCCGCTCTATGCGCATCCCGATTTCCGCGCCGGATATCAATGTCAGCGGCGCCGGGTTTACGCCCCAGCGCGACGGCATCCGCTTCGGTCTGAACGCCATCAAGAACGTGGGTGAGACATCGGTCCAAACGGTTCTGGAGGCGCGCGCGGCCGGCCCTTTTTGCGATCTAGGTGACCTGTGTGAGCGCGTAAGCGGCAAGGCCTTGAACAAGCGGGTCCTGGAGAGCCTGATCAAGGCCGGCGCCCTCGACGGCTTCGGATCCCGCGCGGCTCTGGCGGCCGAAGCCGAAGCGGCCCTGGAGCGGGCCCAAAAAGCGGAAAAGGCGCGCCAGTCGGGGCAGCACGGTTTGTTTCTCAGCTTTGAGGAGCCGGCGTCGTCGAGCGCCCGCCGCCCGCTCCCCCAGGTTGCCGACTGGGATGAAGCCACGCGCCTGGCCCACGAGAAGGAAGTGTTGGGCTATTACGTGAGCGGCCACCCGCTGGATCGTTTTGCCGACCGCTGCCTCGACCTGCAAACCATTGCGCTGGAGGAAATCGAAACTCGGGTACGCAGCCGCCAGGAGGAGATTTACGTGGCGGGAATTCTCTCGCAAGTGCAGACTCGGAAGAGCAAGAAGGGCGATCTCTGGGCTTCGGCAACGGTCGAGGACCTGACCGGGCGGCGCGAACTGCTTTGCTTTAGCGAGGCCTACCGGCGGCTGGATGCGCAGTTGCGGGCCACGCAGCCGGTGCTGGCGCGCGTGAGGGTCATGATGGAAGACGGCCATGACGAGGGCGAGGAAGGCGATGGCGCCGGGCGCACCGCCAAGCTGCAGTTGCTCGATCTGCAAGATCTGGCCAGTGCGCCGGTGACACCTCCGCTCGGCCTGCGCCTGCGGCTGGCGCTGGACACGCTGGAGCCACCGGATCTCGAGCAACTGGCCAGCGCACTGGACGTGCCCGTGGGGACGGTCAAGCTGCATTTGCTAGCCTATTCAGAGCGGGAGCAGTTTGAGCAGATTCTGGAAATCGGCCGCGGGGTCAACGGCGATGCCGCTCTGCGCCGCCGGTTAGAGGCCATTTGTGGCCCTGGTTCGGTACGGGTATTGGAGGCCTGA
- a CDS encoding acetyl-CoA carboxylase carboxyltransferase subunit alpha yields the protein MANETPSAGRESPAANAVPEAPLPDADNEAWQRVLLARHPQRPNFLDWVPLLCTDFAEWHGDRRFGDDAAIVAGPARFRGREVLLVGQQKGRDIKEKIKCNFGMPQPEGYRKALRLMVLAQKFDRPILTFIDTNGAYPGVDAEERGQAEAIAVNLREMAKLGVPVIATVTGEGGSGGALAIAIGNRVLMLENAVYSVITPEGCASITWRDANLKARAAAALKPTAKDLLALGLIDEVITEPAGGAHTDPAAAAQALGDALEHHLNDLSRYSREQLREDRFARFRRMGTEALS from the coding sequence ATGGCGAATGAAACCCCATCAGCGGGTCGAGAGTCACCGGCGGCGAACGCGGTGCCCGAGGCACCGCTTCCGGATGCCGACAACGAAGCCTGGCAACGGGTGCTTTTGGCGCGCCATCCGCAGCGCCCCAATTTTCTCGACTGGGTTCCCCTGCTGTGTACTGATTTTGCCGAATGGCACGGAGACCGCAGGTTCGGCGATGATGCCGCCATTGTGGCCGGCCCGGCGCGATTCCGGGGCAGGGAAGTGCTGCTCGTGGGGCAACAAAAGGGGCGGGATATCAAGGAAAAAATCAAGTGCAACTTCGGCATGCCGCAGCCGGAAGGCTACCGCAAAGCACTGCGTTTGATGGTCCTGGCGCAGAAGTTTGATCGCCCGATCCTGACCTTTATCGACACCAATGGCGCTTATCCGGGAGTGGACGCCGAAGAGCGTGGTCAGGCGGAAGCCATCGCCGTGAATCTGCGCGAAATGGCCAAACTGGGAGTGCCGGTGATCGCTACCGTCACCGGAGAAGGGGGCAGCGGGGGAGCGCTGGCGATTGCCATCGGCAATCGCGTCCTGATGCTGGAGAATGCCGTCTACTCCGTGATCACACCGGAAGGTTGCGCCAGTATTACCTGGCGCGATGCCAATTTGAAGGCGCGGGCGGCGGCGGCACTCAAGCCGACGGCGAAGGATCTGCTCGCCTTGGGTCTGATCGACGAGGTGATTACCGAACCGGCAGGCGGCGCGCATACAGACCCGGCTGCGGCGGCCCAGGCGCTCGGAGACGCCCTGGAGCACCATCTCAACGACTTGAGCCGGTACAGCCGTGAGCAGTTGCGCGAGGACCGCTTCGCGCGCTTTCGCCGCATGGGCACGGAAGCATTGTCGTAA